In a genomic window of Bombina bombina isolate aBomBom1 chromosome 8, aBomBom1.pri, whole genome shotgun sequence:
- the LOC128639169 gene encoding apolipoprotein A-I yields MRSLALILTLLFHTGTHGFTLWQHDEPQPPPDAADELENALDTAWEFVSRAYKELEQSEYVQDLKVKENVQTVKDALQELEEIFDKYGEEVDKEFKEKYPIISEKVIPAFESFYKNLEKRLGKLVREVQPLGKDLYNGIWRKWNMFLGKLHPVAEYTRDKIRSDVEALRAKIEPHLEEIRKELEEAKAISDAKLEVLKDAVNKELKAVSKMSEPHLKSLKQAMDTNTEELQKTLEDMLVAVRNAAKNYM; encoded by the exons GGACACATGGATTCACCCTCTGGCAGCATGATGAGCCTCAGCCACCTCCAGATGCAGCTGATGAGTTAGAGAATGCATTAGACACTGCATGGGAGTTTGTATCCCGGGCTTACAAAgaactggagcaatcagaatatgTACAGGA CCTGAAAGTCAAGGAGAATGTGCAGACTGTGAAAGACGCCCTACAGGAACTGGAAGAGATATTTGATAAATATGGGGAGGAGGTAGACAAGGAGTTTAAGGAGAAGTATCCTATCATCTCTGAGAAGGTCATCCCTGCATTTGAGTCATTTTACAAAAACTTAGAAAAGCGCTTGGGAAAACTGGTAAGAGAAGTTCAGCCTCTGGGAAAAGATCTATATAACGGCATTTGGAGGAAGTGGAACATGTTCCTAGGGAAGCTGCACCCCGTCGCAGAATATACCCGAGACAAAATACGCTCAGATGTGGAAGCTCTTCGGGCAAAAATTGAACCCCATTTGGAAGAGATTCGCAAGGAGCTTGAGGAAGCAAAGGCTATATCAGATGCCAAATTAGAGGTGCTTAAAGATGCAGTGAACAAGGAGTTGAAGGCGGTGAGCAAGATGTCAGAGCCACATCTGAAAAGTTTGAAGCAAGCGATGGATACGAATACTGAGGAGCTGCAGAAGACTTTAGAGGACATGCTGGTGGCTGTAAGAAATGCTGCCAAAAATTATATGTAG